The genome window gacaggCAGGGGCCACTTCCCAGACCGTGGCCACGTGTGGCAGGGAGGCCACGTGTGTGATCGACTGCCAGACGGGCATGGTGCTGCACAAATACAAGGCGCCTGGCGAGGAGTTCTTCTCAGTGGCCTGGACGGCCCTGATGGTGGTCACACAGGCTGGCCACAAGAAGCGCTGGAGCGTGCTGGCAGCTGCTGGCCTGCGTGGCTTGGTCCGGCTGCTGCACGTGCGTGCTGGCTTCTGCTGTGGGGTCATCCGGGCCCACAAGAAGGCCATCGCCACCCTCTGCTTCAGCCCCCCCATGAGACCCACCTCTTCACGGCCTCCTATGACAAGCGGATCATCCTCTGGGACATCGGGGTGCCCAACCGTGATTACGAATTCCAGGCCAGCCAGCTGCTTACACTGGATGCCACCTCCATCGCCCTGCGCCTCTGCCCCGTCGCCTCCTGCCCAGATACCTACCTGCTGGCCGGCTGTGagggtggctgctgctgctgggacgTGCGGCTGGACCAGCCTCAAAAGAGGAGGGTGTGTGAAGGGGAGTTCGTCTTCTCTGAGGGCTCCGAGGCATCTGGACGGAGAGTAGATGGGCTGGCGTTTGTTAATGAGGATGTCGTGGCCTCCAAGGGGAGTGGCCTGGGCACCATCTGCCTGTGGAGCTGGAGCCAGACATGGGGGAGCCGGAGGCAGCCAGTCCACGGTGGCGGTGGTGGTCCTGGCTCGGCTGCAGTGGTCGCTCACCGAGCTGGCCTACTTCTCACTCAGCACCTGTCCTGATGAGGGGACTGTGCTCTGTGGGGACGAGGAGGGCAACGTGTGGCTCTACGATGTCCGGCACATCCTGGCGCAGCAGCCTCTGCTGCTCGCAGCCCCACAGCCCCCCATGCAGATCCTTAagtggccccagccccaggccctgggccaggcagtgACCAGGACTATGGTGAACATGGTAGTGGCCAACTCCACCTTCACCTACCTCACCGCTCTGACGGACTCCAACATTGTCACCATCTGGAGGAGAAACCAGCCTTGACTGTGCGGGAGCACCTGCCTCTTGCAAAGCACCAGGGACACAACTTAACTTATTCAGCTTTGGGGGTAATGACAGGGATCTAATTATTGGTGAATACTTTTATTAAACCCTACTATATAAAAAACTCCGAACCTACTGAGAGGCAAAAACTGCCTCATCGTCTCCCTCGTTCCTAGTACGTGTGTCCCACAGAGCACTAAATGAACACTGGCTGCACAGACCTAAGTTAGTCAAGGCAAGACACTGGGCGATGGGGAGCAACCTAGAAAGCGGTGTTGGTAAAAGAGGCACCGGTCTCAGGGATtcacaatgaaaacagcaggaaatcaCACGGGCCTGAAGCACTCATAGCCTGACCACAGGAACAGAGGTTCTGATTCTACCGGCCCCCAAAATACCCCCAAACAAAGAGGCCAGAAGCAGGTCCTTATTTAAACCATCAGGCTTTGTGTCTTGTGACCCTTTCATCCTGGTTCCCATGTGCTGGACCTGGGAATTGGTAACCAAGCCTGAAGATATGCAAATGAGCAAGAAGTGTCCCCTCAGGGCCTCCATTAAAGGCACCACTGTCAGGGTCTCCaagaaaagatgaaacaaaaggaCCCATTTCCACCCCCACAGCCCTTGAATTCCCTTCTTGCCGGGTGCCTTGGTCTTACAGATTTTGGTGCGTGTGGTACAGCAAGAAGAACGTCTTCCTACTGGAGTCTCCTCAGTTCTGCACTCTAACTGACTgcatggtaaatattttctctcttctgtcatCGTTTTCTTGAagtcagattttgtttttaaagtaagaaggatagcacaccaaaaaaaaaaaaattggcaatagACTGACATCATTTTATACCTAGGTTCAGTTTCTTATTATCACACATGTTTCATCTTtagaatgttctttttatttgggaaggaaagatttaaaagattCTGTGAGAAAACTGAATGTGCAAACATTTTGTGATCCTATGAATTACAGAGAGTGCATCAGAACATCCTTTCCTTTGAGTTCATTTTAGAGCCAGGCTTGAGATTGAACATGATCACATTCTCCGCATCTCTGGTTGGCATCCTTCATTCAGATCCTTATCACACAGCACAGCACCAATGTCCCCTTACTTCCAGCACCCCCACTGATTAAACAGCAAGGGtcgtttttcttttctgtaatgaTTTTGCAGTAAAGGGCAGAATTGATTTCAGAGCTATGACTCAGGGCCTGGTAAAATATTGGCCAAGAAGTGGGTGTAGGCAGCCACTGGCACTCTGGAGATTTCTGTACCTTGAATAGAaatctaaaaatactaaaaataccCATGTAACCAGTTTtgctaatttaaagaaaacatctgAGTTATCTGCTGACTACTTAGAGCTTTCTACTTAGGAATCTCCAAAGGATTAAGTAGCTTGCTATATTAATACTCTTTATTCAGCCATTTTGTGGGGAAGAGAGTGGGCTGCTATAATTAATAGGGCCTTTCCTCTGCAAGCCTACTCTGCATTGGTCACCAAATGGGGTAAACAAAAGAACTAACTGTTTGGTTTAAGTTGTAAAgacagttaaaataattttcaaaaaagaaaagagtttgttttttttaaggcaaaatgtAAGTAGtaatgattttaagaaatatttagtaAAACCACAAAACCTTGCAAGGAATTAATGGAGCTAGATAGCAGACTATTTTAGGTTATAGCaagacatttcaaaagaaaattttaagtggcaatctttctaaaattaagtGTACACTTCTTTCTAAGGCAGAGCACATGAAACTGAATTTAACCTACTTCGTAAGGGGACCCATCATCACTGTTAGGAACTTCAGGGCAACTAGCTATCTGTGCGGAG of Camelus ferus isolate YT-003-E chromosome 14, BCGSAC_Cfer_1.0, whole genome shotgun sequence contains these proteins:
- the LOC102518610 gene encoding LOW QUALITY PROTEIN: leucine-rich repeat and WD repeat-containing protein 1 (The sequence of the model RefSeq protein was modified relative to this genomic sequence to represent the inferred CDS: inserted 1 base in 1 codon; deleted 1 base in 1 codon), whose protein sequence is MGPLSARLLIQRGRPKSDWLGKIRSLDLSGLKLLSEHLDPKLLSRLKQLQELDLSNNQLETLPTNLVLSHLRILHCANNQLGDVTALCQFPQLEELSLEGNPFLTVSDNLKVSFLLPKLRKVNGKDVSSTCSQVTAHWEKFMAALSPEEGAEKAQADFVKSAVRDVRYGPDSLSDFTQWRVRMISEELVASGRAQVHEADISEKPPQATATLEPRVRPVASKWLGDVPLSLSPNKRVCTSPLAQVEGSPMGPDGSQPALQLEPLHFLQCHSKNNSPQDLDTQLWACAFEPAWEEGQAGATSQTVATCGREATCVIDCQTGMVLHKYKAPGEEFFSVAWTALMVVTQAGHKKRWSVLAAAGLRGLVRLLHVRAGFCCGVIRAHKKAIATLCFSPXHETHLFTASYDKRIILWDIGVPNRDYEFQASQLLTLDATSIALRLCPVASCPDTYLLAGCEGGCCCWDVRLDQPQKRRVCEGEFVFSEGSEASGRRVDGLAFVNEDVVASKGSGLGTICLWSWSQTWGSRGSQSTVAVVVLARLQWSLTELAYFSLSTCPDEGTVLCGDEEGNVWLYDVRHILAQQPLLLAAPQPPMQILKWPQPQALGQAVTRTMVNMVVANSTFTYLTALTDSNIVTIWRRNQP